One genomic region from Cetobacterium sp. 8H encodes:
- the purN gene encoding phosphoribosylglycinamide formyltransferase encodes MVNIAVFASGSGSNFERIVKAKEGREASNYSVKLLIADKKDAFAIERAKKLGIKNIFIDPKGFSSKFEFESKIIEILKMEAIDFIVLAGYMRIISSNLLNEYPNRIINIHPAYLPEFPGKDGISDAFEAGVKETGVTIHFVDSGVDTGEIIYQERLNIDSEWDLNKLKEEIHKIEHRIYPMVLTKLFEKGENK; translated from the coding sequence ATGGTAAATATAGCAGTTTTTGCTTCTGGGAGCGGAAGTAATTTTGAAAGAATTGTTAAAGCTAAAGAGGGAAGGGAAGCAAGTAACTACTCTGTAAAACTTTTAATTGCAGATAAAAAGGATGCTTTTGCAATTGAAAGAGCTAAAAAATTGGGAATAAAAAATATATTCATAGATCCTAAAGGATTTAGTTCAAAATTTGAATTCGAATCAAAGATAATTGAGATATTGAAAATGGAAGCTATAGATTTTATTGTGTTAGCTGGTTATATGAGAATAATATCTTCAAATCTTTTGAATGAATATCCAAATAGAATAATAAATATTCATCCGGCATATCTACCAGAATTTCCAGGTAAGGATGGAATTTCAGATGCCTTTGAAGCAGGAGTGAAAGAAACGGGGGTAACTATTCACTTTGTTGACAGTGGAGTTGATACAGGGGAGATTATTTATCAAGAGAGATTAAATATAGATTCGGAATGGGATTTAAATAAATTAAAAGAAGAAATACATAAGATAGAGCATAGAATATATCCTATGGTTTTAACGAAGCTATTTGAAAAGGGAGAGAATAAATGA
- the purM gene encoding phosphoribosylformylglycinamidine cyclo-ligase — protein MKLSNKYMEAGVSLEAGYESVRRIKSHVERTKIKGAMNSLGAFGGMFDLSELNLKEPVLVSGTDGVGTKLMLAFEMDKHDTIGQDVVAMCVNDVLVQGAMPLYFLDYIAVGKNYPEQIESIVKGVADGCVKAECALIGGETAEMPGMYKEGHYDIAGFTVGAVEKSKLITGKNVKEGDILVGIKSSGVHSNGFSLVRKVLKDADLNLNEYFEELGKSLGEELLTPTRIYVKTVKRVLEKVSINGMCHVTGGGFYENIPRIIPEGLGVSIDTKNIDELKIFKFLEKHGQIPKNEMYNVFNMGVGFIFVVSKEEFLKLEECLKELGENPMVMGEVVKRAGVELKW, from the coding sequence ATAAAATTGAGTAATAAATATATGGAAGCTGGAGTGAGTTTAGAAGCAGGTTATGAGTCGGTTAGAAGAATAAAAAGCCATGTTGAAAGAACAAAAATAAAAGGAGCTATGAATAGTTTAGGTGCCTTTGGAGGGATGTTTGATCTATCTGAATTAAATCTTAAAGAACCTGTTCTTGTTAGTGGAACAGATGGTGTGGGGACTAAATTAATGCTAGCTTTTGAGATGGATAAACATGACACCATAGGTCAAGATGTTGTAGCTATGTGTGTCAATGATGTACTAGTTCAAGGTGCGATGCCTCTATATTTTTTAGATTATATAGCTGTAGGTAAAAACTATCCGGAACAAATAGAAAGTATTGTAAAAGGTGTAGCTGATGGATGTGTTAAGGCTGAATGTGCTCTTATAGGTGGCGAAACTGCAGAGATGCCAGGAATGTATAAAGAGGGACATTACGATATAGCTGGATTCACTGTTGGAGCTGTTGAAAAATCAAAATTGATAACAGGAAAGAATGTAAAAGAAGGGGATATATTAGTAGGAATCAAATCGAGTGGTGTTCATTCAAATGGGTTTTCTCTAGTTAGAAAAGTTTTAAAAGATGCAGATCTAAATTTGAATGAATATTTTGAAGAGTTGGGTAAAAGTTTAGGAGAAGAACTTCTTACACCTACAAGAATCTATGTAAAAACAGTGAAAAGAGTTTTGGAAAAAGTAAGTATAAATGGAATGTGTCATGTAACTGGGGGCGGTTTTTATGAAAATATTCCAAGAATAATACCTGAGGGGTTAGGAGTTAGTATAGATACTAAAAATATAGATGAATTAAAAATTTTTAAATTTTTAGAAAAGCATGGACAAATCCCTAAAAATGAGATGTATAATGTGTTTAATATGGGGGTAGGTTTTATTTTTGTAGTATCTAAAGAGGAGTTCTTAAAACTAGAGGAGTGTTTAAAAGAACTTGGAGAAAATCCTATGGTTATGGGAGAAGTTGTGAAAAGAGCAGGAGTAGAATTGAAATGGTAA
- the purF gene encoding amidophosphoribosyltransferase, with product MIKEIEYFLNGKINEECGVFGVFNVEDAAQLTYYGLHSLQHRGQEGAGIASCDGERIIREKGEGLVTEVFNSDKMARLPGNMSIGHVRYSTTGGGGIENVQPILVRSHTGDFVIAHNGNIVNAKELKMQLEAMGSIFHTTSDSEIIGHLIQREVGDFQEKILKALPKLEGAFSFLIMNRDSLYVIRDKNGFRPLSMGKLDNGFVFSSESSAFEIVGAEYIRGLKPGEVLRVSKDKMLSKQYTDCTQDKMCAMEYIYFSRPDSSINGLNVHTSRRKCGGILAKESPVEADIVIGVPDSSLSSAMGYSDVSGLPYELGLVKNRYVGRTFIKPNQHQRERGVKMKLSAMEAVVRGKRIVLVDDSIVRGTTSKHIIQLLKDAGAKEVHMRIASSPIISPCFYGVDTSTYNELISTKLNPKELGEFIGADSLEFLSHNGMIEGLGENICTACFTGNYPTSMFSLLENLKK from the coding sequence ATGATAAAAGAGATAGAGTATTTTTTAAATGGAAAGATAAATGAAGAGTGTGGAGTTTTTGGAGTTTTTAATGTAGAAGATGCAGCACAACTAACTTATTATGGGCTACACTCATTACAACATAGAGGTCAAGAAGGAGCTGGGATAGCTTCTTGTGACGGAGAGCGTATCATTAGAGAGAAGGGTGAGGGATTAGTAACTGAAGTCTTTAATAGTGATAAGATGGCTAGACTTCCAGGAAATATGTCTATCGGGCATGTAAGATATTCAACTACAGGAGGAGGGGGAATAGAAAATGTTCAACCAATACTTGTAAGATCTCATACAGGAGATTTTGTAATAGCTCATAACGGAAACATAGTGAATGCTAAAGAGTTAAAAATGCAACTAGAAGCTATGGGAAGCATTTTTCATACAACTTCAGATAGTGAAATAATAGGGCATTTAATTCAAAGAGAAGTTGGAGATTTTCAAGAGAAAATTTTAAAAGCATTACCCAAATTAGAAGGAGCATTTTCTTTCTTAATAATGAACAGAGATAGCTTATATGTAATAAGAGATAAAAATGGATTTAGACCATTATCAATGGGGAAATTAGATAATGGATTTGTATTTAGTTCTGAAAGCTCAGCATTTGAAATTGTTGGAGCTGAATACATAAGAGGACTAAAGCCTGGTGAAGTACTAAGGGTTTCAAAAGATAAAATGCTTTCAAAACAATATACAGATTGTACTCAAGATAAGATGTGTGCAATGGAGTATATATATTTTTCAAGACCAGATAGTAGTATAAATGGGTTGAATGTTCACACAAGTAGAAGAAAGTGTGGAGGAATTTTGGCTAAAGAAAGTCCCGTTGAAGCTGATATTGTAATAGGAGTTCCAGACTCTTCTCTTTCATCTGCTATGGGGTATTCAGATGTTTCAGGATTGCCTTATGAGTTAGGACTTGTAAAAAATAGATATGTGGGAAGAACTTTTATAAAACCAAATCAACACCAAAGAGAACGTGGAGTAAAGATGAAACTTTCCGCTATGGAAGCTGTTGTGAGAGGTAAAAGAATAGTTCTAGTTGATGACTCTATCGTTAGGGGAACAACATCAAAACATATAATACAACTTTTAAAAGATGCAGGAGCTAAAGAAGTACATATGAGAATAGCTTCATCACCAATAATAAGTCCATGTTTTTATGGGGTAGATACATCAACATACAATGAGTTGATAAGTACAAAGCTAAATCCGAAAGAGTTAGGTGAGTTTATAGGTGCTGATTCTTTAGAATTTTTATCTCACAATGGAATGATAGAAGGATTGGGAGAGAATATATGTACAGCTTGTTTTACAGGGAATTATCCAACAAGTATGTTTAGTTTATTAGAAAATCTTAAAAAATAG
- the purC gene encoding phosphoribosylaminoimidazolesuccinocarboxamide synthase — MLLVDENKLYEGKAKKVYRTENPNEVIIYYKDDATAFNNLKKGQIHNKGILNAQITTIIFNYLKNNGVETHLIENLSDRAQLCKKVEIIPLEVIVRNTLAGSTAKLLKIEEGKILNSPIFEICYKKDELGDPMINDYHAIALDIATRKDLEEIYSQTKKINELLKSFFDQANIELVDFKIEFGKDVNGNIILADEISPDCCRLWDKETRKKLDKDRFRRDLGDVEEAYQEVLSRISRVG, encoded by the coding sequence ATGTTATTAGTAGATGAAAATAAATTATATGAAGGAAAAGCAAAAAAAGTATACAGAACAGAAAATCCAAATGAAGTAATAATTTATTATAAAGATGATGCAACAGCATTTAATAACTTGAAAAAAGGGCAAATCCATAACAAAGGGATTTTAAATGCTCAGATAACAACAATAATATTTAATTATTTAAAGAATAATGGAGTAGAAACTCATTTAATAGAAAATCTTTCGGATAGAGCTCAGTTATGTAAAAAAGTAGAGATTATACCACTAGAAGTTATTGTTAGAAATACACTGGCAGGATCAACAGCTAAGCTGTTAAAAATAGAAGAAGGTAAAATATTAAATTCACCGATATTTGAAATCTGTTATAAAAAAGATGAGCTAGGGGATCCAATGATAAATGATTATCATGCAATAGCTTTAGATATAGCTACAAGAAAAGATTTAGAAGAAATATATTCTCAAACAAAAAAGATAAACGAATTATTAAAGAGTTTCTTTGATCAAGCAAATATAGAACTTGTAGATTTTAAGATTGAATTTGGAAAAGATGTGAATGGAAATATAATTTTAGCAGATGAAATCTCTCCTGATTGCTGTCGTCTTTGGGATAAAGAAACAAGAAAAAAATTAGATAAAGATAGATTTAGAAGAGACTTAGGAGATGTTGAAGAAGCGTATCAAGAAGTTTTATCAAGAATAAGTAGAGTGGGGTAA